The genomic window TCGACATATTGTTTTAACGTACTTTTGTTCTTAATTTCTGACTCTCGCCTGCCTCTAGTAGCCTCACGCCTTCTTAGCGATGGCACGTCGAGCAGCTCGTCAATTTTTGTATCTTGTATTCCTTCACGAGCTTGCGGCCGAGCGCGAGCTGATCTCCAGGCGGCTGCCAATCCGTGTTGAAGACCTCGGCCCGCGGCCGGACGAATCGCTCCGGCTCGCGGTGACACTCCAGGCACCATTCCATGTATAAAGAGTGCTCCCGCGCCATGAGCGGCATCTGATCGACCCTGCCGTGGCAGGTCGCGCAGCCGACGCCTTTTTTTACGTGGATGCTGTGGTCGAAATAGACGAAGCCGGGGAGGTTGTGCACCCGCGTCCACTCGATCGACTTGCCGGTGCGAAAACTTTCCCTGACCGGCTCCAGCATCGGACTGCCGGCCCAAATCTGCGTGTGGCAATTCATGCAGATCTTGGTGGACGGAATGCCGGCGAAAGAAGATTGCTCGACCGAGGTGTGGCAATAACGGCAGTCGATGCCGTCGTCGCCCACGTGGTGCTTATGGCTGAATTGCACCGGCTGCGCCCGAACGACCTGGGCTTCGGTCACGTAGGAGGAGCGATTGATGGCCGCGAGCGCCGCCACCACGGCCGCAAGAAGAATAATCCCCCCGAAGATGCTGACTTTGGAGAGGGTGTTCGTGCTCGGGTGAAATATCTGGGCCATCGCGAAAATAGGCCGTGATCGTGTTCGTGATCCGTGTTTGTGAAAGCACGACTCTCGGGAGCGGAGAGGAGTACCGGAATCAGTCTAGCCGTGAGCCCGCGCAACGCGAATC from Candidatus Binatia bacterium includes these protein-coding regions:
- a CDS encoding cytochrome c3 family protein — encoded protein: MAQIFHPSTNTLSKVSIFGGIILLAAVVAALAAINRSSYVTEAQVVRAQPVQFSHKHHVGDDGIDCRYCHTSVEQSSFAGIPSTKICMNCHTQIWAGSPMLEPVRESFRTGKSIEWTRVHNLPGFVYFDHSIHVKKGVGCATCHGRVDQMPLMAREHSLYMEWCLECHREPERFVRPRAEVFNTDWQPPGDQLALGRKLVKEYKIQKLTSCSTCHR